The following are encoded in a window of Gossypium raimondii isolate GPD5lz chromosome 13, ASM2569854v1, whole genome shotgun sequence genomic DNA:
- the LOC105782486 gene encoding tobamovirus multiplication protein 1 has translation MFDWWDEIDKSQECQRFIFHLLAVSYAFVSFGALVQLCRIQQRVPEYGWTTQKVFHLMNFVVNGLRAVLFGFYKTAFLVKSKALEMVLLDLPNLLFFSTYMLLVLFWAEIYYQARSLPINKLRPAYYSINGFMYFAQACIWISVRLSHSPIAIEFARLFISVISLCAAFGFILYGGRLFFMLRRFPIESRGRQKKLFEVGFVTGICCACFLLRCFMVMASVFDKNADVDVLYHPLLNLIYYMLVEILPSALVLFILRKLPPKRVSDQYYPIR, from the exons ATGTTTGATTGGTGGGATGAGATTGATAAATCCCAGGAATGCCAAAGattcattttccatttattGGCCGTTTCTTATGCTTTTGTTTCATTTGGTGCTCTG GTACAACTTTGCCGGATTCAACAACGAGTGCCGGAGTACGGGTGGACGACCCAAAAGGTTTTCCACTTGATGAACTTCGTTGTGAATGGAT TGAGGGCTGTTCTTTTCGGTTTCTACAAGACTGCGTTTCTCGTTAAATCCAAG GCACTCGAAATGGTGCTTCTGGATCTTCCGAATCTTCTATTCTTTTCGACATATATGTTGCTTGTTCTTTTCTGGGCCGAGATATATTACCAG GCAAGAAGTCTTCCCATTAATAAACTTAGGCCTGCATACTATAGCATCAACGGATTTATGTACTTTGCTCAG GCATGCATATGGATTTCAGTACGATTAAGTCATAGCCCGATTGCCATCGAATTTGCTAGACTCTTCATTTCAG TTATTTCACTCTGCGCTGCATTCGGATTCATTCTATATGGCGGGAG GTTGTTCTTCATGTTGAGACGCTTCCCGATCGAATCCAGAGGTCGTCAAAAGAAGCTGTTCGAG GTTGGCTTTGTAACAGGGATATGTTGTGCTTGTTTCCTGCTAAGATGCTTCATG GTTATGGCCTCTGTATTTGACAAGAATGCCGATGTCGACGTTCTGTATCATCCACTCCTAAATCTTATCTACTACATG TTGGTAGAGATTCTACCGTCAGCATTGGTGTTGTTTATCCTTCGGAAATTGCCCCCGAAGAGAGTTTCTGATCAGTACTATCCCATTAGATGA
- the LOC105782485 gene encoding calmodulin-binding transcription activator 2 isoform X2, translating to MADRASYSLAPRLDIEQILLEAQHRWLRPAEICEILCNYQKFHITSEPPTRPPSGSLFLFDRKVLRYFRKDGHNWRKKKDGKTVKEAHEKLKVGSVDKLHCYYAHGEENENFQRRSYWMLEPDLMHIVFVHYLEVKGSRTIGGIRENSDLSNSQTSSLLTSSNSVTHTKEPSAHANSACSITSLTSLYEDADSEDSCQASSRVRTSPQIGNATVMDKLDPGFLNHYSPHPIQGQSSIPGVTEVSHLHGDRTGDTNYGSCISEAQRTLGLTSWEQGLEPYVPVYADAFSNASLTSTQPDTISISLQQETMMKGKLLAVESAGGEFGNPLPTQPHWQTPLADNALELPKWSMDPSSNFDLPFDSKLFEQNAHEFQNTLEEFSGHGVFNDQPLHKNLQMQIMNADSHSVMRTYPDNDMHLDGNVNYALSLKKSLLDGEESLKKVDSFSRWVTKELGEVDNLQMQSSSGIAWSTVECGNVSDDASLSPSLSHDQLFSIVDFSPKWAYIDLETEVLIIGTYLRSQEQVAKYNWSCMFGEVEVSAEVIADGILSCYAPPHSVGQVPFYVTCSNRLACSEVREFDYRAGFTKDINILDIYDIASREMLMRFERLLSLKSSNYPNHHSEGVREKRDLITKIISMREEEECHRIVDPSSDKDVSQHKEKDCLLQKLMKEKLYSWLLHKIMEDGKGPNVLDEKGQGVLHLAAALGYDWAIKPTVTAGVSINFRDANGWTALHWAAFCGREQTVAILVSLGAAAGAVTDPTPEFPLGRPPADLASGNGHKGISGFLAESSLTSFLSNLTMNDQKEAVQTVSDRIATPVFDSDDILSLKDSLTAVCNATQAADRIHQMFRMQSFQRKQLSESGDGVSDEHAISLLTAKARRPLHIDGVAHAAATQIQKKYRGWKKRKEFLLIRQRIVKIQAHVRGHQVRKQYRTIVWSVGILEKVILRWRRKGSGLRGFRRDAITKEPDPQCTPSKEDDYDFLKEGRKQTEERLQKALTRVKSMAQNPEGRGQYRRLLTLVQGIRENKACDMVLSSTEEAGEGEGDGDEDFIDIETLLDDENFMSIAFE from the exons ATGGCGGATCGCGCGTCCTACAGTTTGGCTCCTCGATTAG ATATTGAACAGATTTTACTAGAAGCGCAACATAGATGGTTAAGACCTGCTGAAATTTGTGAAATTCTTTGTAATTATCAGAAGTTCCATATTACGTCAGAGCCTCCTACTAGACCTCCAA GTGGTTCACTCTTTCTTTTTGATCGAAAGGTGTTAAGATACTTTAGGAAGGATGGACATAATTGGAGgaagaaaaaagatggaaagACTGTGAAGGAAGCTCATGAGAAGCTGAAG GTTGGAAGCGTTGATAAGTTGCATTGCTACTATGCCCATGGAGAAGAGAATGAGAACTTTCAGAGGCGCAGCTATTGGATGCTTGAACC GGATTTGATGCACATAGTTTTTGTGCACTACTTGGAAGTTAAG GGTAGTAGAACAATTGGAGGCATAAGAGAGAATAGTGATTTATCAAACTCCCAAACTAGCAGTCTTTTGACTTCTAGCAATTCTGTTACTCATACAAAAGAACCTTCTGCCCATGCGAATTCAGCATGTTCAATAACGAGTTTAACTTCCTTATATGAAGACGCTGATtctg AGGATAGTTGCCAAGCAAGTTCTAGAGTCCGTACATCGCCCCAAATAGGAAATGCTACTGTGATGGACAAGTTGGATCCTGGCTTTTTAAATCATTATTCTCCACACCCCATTCAAG GCCAGTCATCAATTCCCGGAGTAACTGAAGTTTCACATCTTCATGGAGATAGAACCGGGGATACTAATTACGGCTCTTGCATTAGTGAAGCTCAAAGAACACTTGGTTTGACATCGTGGGAACAGGGCTTGGAGCCATATGTGCCTGTATATGCTGATGCATTTTCTAATGCTTCACTGACTTCCACTCAACCTGATACTATTAGCATCAGCCTGCAACAAGAAACCATGATGAAAGGCAAGCTATTAGCTGTCGAGAGTGCTGGCGGGGAGTTTGGAAATCCTTTGCCTACACAACCACATTGGCAG ACTCCTTTGGCTGACAATGCCTTAGAGCTGCCTAAATGGTCCATGGATCCatcttcaaattttgatttgcCGTTTGATTCTAAGTTATTTGAGCAAAATGCTCATGAATTTCAAAACACTCTTGAGGAATTTTCCGGCCATGGTGTTTTCAACGACCAGCCTCTGCATAAAAACCTTCAAATGCAGATTATGAATGCAGATTCCCATTCTGTCATGAGAACATATCCTGATAATGATATGCATTTGGATGGAAATGTCAACTATGCTTTATCTCTGAAAAAATCATTACTTGATGGTGAAGAAAGCTTGAAGAAAGTTGACAGTTTTTCACGATGGGTTACTAAAGAACTTGGAGAAGTAGATAATCTGCAGATGCAATCCTCATCTGGTATTGCCTGGAGCACTGTTGAGTGTGGAAATGTATCTGATGATGCTTCTTTGAGCCCTTCTCTCTCCCATGACCAACTCTTCAGCATAGTTGATTTTTCACCAAAGTGGGCTTACATAGACTTAGAAACTGag GTGTTGATTATTGGAACATATTTGAGGAGTCAAGAGCAAGTAGCAAAATATAACTGGTCATGTATGTTTGGGGAAGTGGAGGTTTCAGCTGAGGTCATTGCAGATGGCATTCTTTCTTGTTATGCTCCACCTCACAGTGTTGGGCAAGTCCCTTTTTATGTTACGTGTTCCAACAGGTTAGCTTGTAGCGAAGTCCGAGAATTTGACTATCGAGCAGGATTCACTAAAGACATAAACATTTTGGATATCTATGATATTGCTTCAAGAGAAATGCTGATGCGATTCGAGAGGTTACTTTCTCTGAAATCTTCCAATTATCCTAATCATCATTCTGAAGGTGTTAGGGAGAAGCGAGacttaattactaaaattatatcaatGAGAGAGGAAGAGGAATGCCACCGGATTGTAGATCCCTCATCTGATAAGGATGTGTCTCAACATAAAGAAAAGGACTGCCTCCTTCAGAAATTGATGAAAGAGAAGTTGTACTCATGGCTACTTCACAAAATAATGGAAGATGGTAAGGGGCCGAATGTATTAGATGAGAAGGGTCAAGGTGTACTACACTTAGCTGCTGCACTTGGTTACGATTGGGCAATAAAACCTACTGTTACTGCTGGAGTTAGTATAAATTTTCGTGATGCAAATGGATGGACTGCATTGCACTGGGCTGCTTTCTGTGGCAG AGAGCAAACAGTTGCTATTCTAGTGTCCCTGGGAGCAGCGGCGGGAGCCGTTACAGACCCCACTCCAGAATTTCCTTTGGGCAGACCTCCTGCAGACTTGGCTTCTGGCAATGGGCACAAAGGAATTTCTGGTTTTCTTGCTGAATCTTCCTTGACTAGTTTCCTTTCTAATCTCACAATGAATGATCAAAAGGAAGCTGTACAAACAGTTTCAGACCGAATAGCAACTCCTGTATTTGATAGTGATGACATACTGTCATTGAAAGACTCACTTACTGCCGTATGCAATGCCACACAAGCTGCCGATCGTATACATCAAATGTTCAGGATGCAATCCTTCCAGCGGAAACAATTGAGTGAGTCTGGTGATGGTGTGTCAGATGAGCATGCTATTTCACTTCTAACTGCTAAGGCACGCAGGCCATTGCATATTGATGGGGTGGCTCATGCTGCTGCAACACAAATCCAGAAAAAGTACCGTGgttggaagaaaagaaaagaattcttATTGATCCGGCAAAGAATTGTCAAAATCCAG GCCCATGTTAGAGGACACCAGGTGAGGAAACAGTATAGAACAATTGTCTGGTCGGTGGGTATTCTGGAGAAAGTTATTCTACGGTGGAGACGTAAAGGAAGTGGTTTGCGAGGATTTCGACGAGATGCAATTACCAAGGAACCTGATCCACAGTGCACGCCCTCGAAAGAGgatgattatgattttcttAAGGAAGGAAGGAAACAAACTGAGGAAAGGCTGCAAAAGGCACTTACTAGGGTTAAGTCCATGGCTCAGAATCCTGAAGGACGAGGTCAATATCGGAGGCTGCTGACCTTGGTTCAAGGGATTCGTGAGAACAAG GCTTGTGATATGGTTCTGAGCAGTACAGAAGAAGCAGGTGAGGGTGAAGGAGACGGTGATGAAGACTTTATTGATATCGAGACTCTTTTAGATGACGAAAATTTCATGTCGATTGCATTCGAATAA
- the LOC105782485 gene encoding calmodulin-binding transcription activator 2 isoform X1, translating into MKIFAKIGLSVSWTDIEQILLEAQHRWLRPAEICEILCNYQKFHITSEPPTRPPSGSLFLFDRKVLRYFRKDGHNWRKKKDGKTVKEAHEKLKVGSVDKLHCYYAHGEENENFQRRSYWMLEPDLMHIVFVHYLEVKGSRTIGGIRENSDLSNSQTSSLLTSSNSVTHTKEPSAHANSACSITSLTSLYEDADSEDSCQASSRVRTSPQIGNATVMDKLDPGFLNHYSPHPIQGQSSIPGVTEVSHLHGDRTGDTNYGSCISEAQRTLGLTSWEQGLEPYVPVYADAFSNASLTSTQPDTISISLQQETMMKGKLLAVESAGGEFGNPLPTQPHWQTPLADNALELPKWSMDPSSNFDLPFDSKLFEQNAHEFQNTLEEFSGHGVFNDQPLHKNLQMQIMNADSHSVMRTYPDNDMHLDGNVNYALSLKKSLLDGEESLKKVDSFSRWVTKELGEVDNLQMQSSSGIAWSTVECGNVSDDASLSPSLSHDQLFSIVDFSPKWAYIDLETEVLIIGTYLRSQEQVAKYNWSCMFGEVEVSAEVIADGILSCYAPPHSVGQVPFYVTCSNRLACSEVREFDYRAGFTKDINILDIYDIASREMLMRFERLLSLKSSNYPNHHSEGVREKRDLITKIISMREEEECHRIVDPSSDKDVSQHKEKDCLLQKLMKEKLYSWLLHKIMEDGKGPNVLDEKGQGVLHLAAALGYDWAIKPTVTAGVSINFRDANGWTALHWAAFCGREQTVAILVSLGAAAGAVTDPTPEFPLGRPPADLASGNGHKGISGFLAESSLTSFLSNLTMNDQKEAVQTVSDRIATPVFDSDDILSLKDSLTAVCNATQAADRIHQMFRMQSFQRKQLSESGDGVSDEHAISLLTAKARRPLHIDGVAHAAATQIQKKYRGWKKRKEFLLIRQRIVKIQAHVRGHQVRKQYRTIVWSVGILEKVILRWRRKGSGLRGFRRDAITKEPDPQCTPSKEDDYDFLKEGRKQTEERLQKALTRVKSMAQNPEGRGQYRRLLTLVQGIRENKACDMVLSSTEEAGEGEGDGDEDFIDIETLLDDENFMSIAFE; encoded by the exons ATGAAGATTTTTGCTAAAATAGGTCTCTCTGTCTCTTGGACAG ATATTGAACAGATTTTACTAGAAGCGCAACATAGATGGTTAAGACCTGCTGAAATTTGTGAAATTCTTTGTAATTATCAGAAGTTCCATATTACGTCAGAGCCTCCTACTAGACCTCCAA GTGGTTCACTCTTTCTTTTTGATCGAAAGGTGTTAAGATACTTTAGGAAGGATGGACATAATTGGAGgaagaaaaaagatggaaagACTGTGAAGGAAGCTCATGAGAAGCTGAAG GTTGGAAGCGTTGATAAGTTGCATTGCTACTATGCCCATGGAGAAGAGAATGAGAACTTTCAGAGGCGCAGCTATTGGATGCTTGAACC GGATTTGATGCACATAGTTTTTGTGCACTACTTGGAAGTTAAG GGTAGTAGAACAATTGGAGGCATAAGAGAGAATAGTGATTTATCAAACTCCCAAACTAGCAGTCTTTTGACTTCTAGCAATTCTGTTACTCATACAAAAGAACCTTCTGCCCATGCGAATTCAGCATGTTCAATAACGAGTTTAACTTCCTTATATGAAGACGCTGATtctg AGGATAGTTGCCAAGCAAGTTCTAGAGTCCGTACATCGCCCCAAATAGGAAATGCTACTGTGATGGACAAGTTGGATCCTGGCTTTTTAAATCATTATTCTCCACACCCCATTCAAG GCCAGTCATCAATTCCCGGAGTAACTGAAGTTTCACATCTTCATGGAGATAGAACCGGGGATACTAATTACGGCTCTTGCATTAGTGAAGCTCAAAGAACACTTGGTTTGACATCGTGGGAACAGGGCTTGGAGCCATATGTGCCTGTATATGCTGATGCATTTTCTAATGCTTCACTGACTTCCACTCAACCTGATACTATTAGCATCAGCCTGCAACAAGAAACCATGATGAAAGGCAAGCTATTAGCTGTCGAGAGTGCTGGCGGGGAGTTTGGAAATCCTTTGCCTACACAACCACATTGGCAG ACTCCTTTGGCTGACAATGCCTTAGAGCTGCCTAAATGGTCCATGGATCCatcttcaaattttgatttgcCGTTTGATTCTAAGTTATTTGAGCAAAATGCTCATGAATTTCAAAACACTCTTGAGGAATTTTCCGGCCATGGTGTTTTCAACGACCAGCCTCTGCATAAAAACCTTCAAATGCAGATTATGAATGCAGATTCCCATTCTGTCATGAGAACATATCCTGATAATGATATGCATTTGGATGGAAATGTCAACTATGCTTTATCTCTGAAAAAATCATTACTTGATGGTGAAGAAAGCTTGAAGAAAGTTGACAGTTTTTCACGATGGGTTACTAAAGAACTTGGAGAAGTAGATAATCTGCAGATGCAATCCTCATCTGGTATTGCCTGGAGCACTGTTGAGTGTGGAAATGTATCTGATGATGCTTCTTTGAGCCCTTCTCTCTCCCATGACCAACTCTTCAGCATAGTTGATTTTTCACCAAAGTGGGCTTACATAGACTTAGAAACTGag GTGTTGATTATTGGAACATATTTGAGGAGTCAAGAGCAAGTAGCAAAATATAACTGGTCATGTATGTTTGGGGAAGTGGAGGTTTCAGCTGAGGTCATTGCAGATGGCATTCTTTCTTGTTATGCTCCACCTCACAGTGTTGGGCAAGTCCCTTTTTATGTTACGTGTTCCAACAGGTTAGCTTGTAGCGAAGTCCGAGAATTTGACTATCGAGCAGGATTCACTAAAGACATAAACATTTTGGATATCTATGATATTGCTTCAAGAGAAATGCTGATGCGATTCGAGAGGTTACTTTCTCTGAAATCTTCCAATTATCCTAATCATCATTCTGAAGGTGTTAGGGAGAAGCGAGacttaattactaaaattatatcaatGAGAGAGGAAGAGGAATGCCACCGGATTGTAGATCCCTCATCTGATAAGGATGTGTCTCAACATAAAGAAAAGGACTGCCTCCTTCAGAAATTGATGAAAGAGAAGTTGTACTCATGGCTACTTCACAAAATAATGGAAGATGGTAAGGGGCCGAATGTATTAGATGAGAAGGGTCAAGGTGTACTACACTTAGCTGCTGCACTTGGTTACGATTGGGCAATAAAACCTACTGTTACTGCTGGAGTTAGTATAAATTTTCGTGATGCAAATGGATGGACTGCATTGCACTGGGCTGCTTTCTGTGGCAG AGAGCAAACAGTTGCTATTCTAGTGTCCCTGGGAGCAGCGGCGGGAGCCGTTACAGACCCCACTCCAGAATTTCCTTTGGGCAGACCTCCTGCAGACTTGGCTTCTGGCAATGGGCACAAAGGAATTTCTGGTTTTCTTGCTGAATCTTCCTTGACTAGTTTCCTTTCTAATCTCACAATGAATGATCAAAAGGAAGCTGTACAAACAGTTTCAGACCGAATAGCAACTCCTGTATTTGATAGTGATGACATACTGTCATTGAAAGACTCACTTACTGCCGTATGCAATGCCACACAAGCTGCCGATCGTATACATCAAATGTTCAGGATGCAATCCTTCCAGCGGAAACAATTGAGTGAGTCTGGTGATGGTGTGTCAGATGAGCATGCTATTTCACTTCTAACTGCTAAGGCACGCAGGCCATTGCATATTGATGGGGTGGCTCATGCTGCTGCAACACAAATCCAGAAAAAGTACCGTGgttggaagaaaagaaaagaattcttATTGATCCGGCAAAGAATTGTCAAAATCCAG GCCCATGTTAGAGGACACCAGGTGAGGAAACAGTATAGAACAATTGTCTGGTCGGTGGGTATTCTGGAGAAAGTTATTCTACGGTGGAGACGTAAAGGAAGTGGTTTGCGAGGATTTCGACGAGATGCAATTACCAAGGAACCTGATCCACAGTGCACGCCCTCGAAAGAGgatgattatgattttcttAAGGAAGGAAGGAAACAAACTGAGGAAAGGCTGCAAAAGGCACTTACTAGGGTTAAGTCCATGGCTCAGAATCCTGAAGGACGAGGTCAATATCGGAGGCTGCTGACCTTGGTTCAAGGGATTCGTGAGAACAAG GCTTGTGATATGGTTCTGAGCAGTACAGAAGAAGCAGGTGAGGGTGAAGGAGACGGTGATGAAGACTTTATTGATATCGAGACTCTTTTAGATGACGAAAATTTCATGTCGATTGCATTCGAATAA
- the LOC105782485 gene encoding calmodulin-binding transcription activator 2 isoform X3, translated as MLEPDLMHIVFVHYLEVKGSRTIGGIRENSDLSNSQTSSLLTSSNSVTHTKEPSAHANSACSITSLTSLYEDADSEDSCQASSRVRTSPQIGNATVMDKLDPGFLNHYSPHPIQGQSSIPGVTEVSHLHGDRTGDTNYGSCISEAQRTLGLTSWEQGLEPYVPVYADAFSNASLTSTQPDTISISLQQETMMKGKLLAVESAGGEFGNPLPTQPHWQTPLADNALELPKWSMDPSSNFDLPFDSKLFEQNAHEFQNTLEEFSGHGVFNDQPLHKNLQMQIMNADSHSVMRTYPDNDMHLDGNVNYALSLKKSLLDGEESLKKVDSFSRWVTKELGEVDNLQMQSSSGIAWSTVECGNVSDDASLSPSLSHDQLFSIVDFSPKWAYIDLETEVLIIGTYLRSQEQVAKYNWSCMFGEVEVSAEVIADGILSCYAPPHSVGQVPFYVTCSNRLACSEVREFDYRAGFTKDINILDIYDIASREMLMRFERLLSLKSSNYPNHHSEGVREKRDLITKIISMREEEECHRIVDPSSDKDVSQHKEKDCLLQKLMKEKLYSWLLHKIMEDGKGPNVLDEKGQGVLHLAAALGYDWAIKPTVTAGVSINFRDANGWTALHWAAFCGREQTVAILVSLGAAAGAVTDPTPEFPLGRPPADLASGNGHKGISGFLAESSLTSFLSNLTMNDQKEAVQTVSDRIATPVFDSDDILSLKDSLTAVCNATQAADRIHQMFRMQSFQRKQLSESGDGVSDEHAISLLTAKARRPLHIDGVAHAAATQIQKKYRGWKKRKEFLLIRQRIVKIQAHVRGHQVRKQYRTIVWSVGILEKVILRWRRKGSGLRGFRRDAITKEPDPQCTPSKEDDYDFLKEGRKQTEERLQKALTRVKSMAQNPEGRGQYRRLLTLVQGIRENKACDMVLSSTEEAGEGEGDGDEDFIDIETLLDDENFMSIAFE; from the exons ATGCTTGAACC GGATTTGATGCACATAGTTTTTGTGCACTACTTGGAAGTTAAG GGTAGTAGAACAATTGGAGGCATAAGAGAGAATAGTGATTTATCAAACTCCCAAACTAGCAGTCTTTTGACTTCTAGCAATTCTGTTACTCATACAAAAGAACCTTCTGCCCATGCGAATTCAGCATGTTCAATAACGAGTTTAACTTCCTTATATGAAGACGCTGATtctg AGGATAGTTGCCAAGCAAGTTCTAGAGTCCGTACATCGCCCCAAATAGGAAATGCTACTGTGATGGACAAGTTGGATCCTGGCTTTTTAAATCATTATTCTCCACACCCCATTCAAG GCCAGTCATCAATTCCCGGAGTAACTGAAGTTTCACATCTTCATGGAGATAGAACCGGGGATACTAATTACGGCTCTTGCATTAGTGAAGCTCAAAGAACACTTGGTTTGACATCGTGGGAACAGGGCTTGGAGCCATATGTGCCTGTATATGCTGATGCATTTTCTAATGCTTCACTGACTTCCACTCAACCTGATACTATTAGCATCAGCCTGCAACAAGAAACCATGATGAAAGGCAAGCTATTAGCTGTCGAGAGTGCTGGCGGGGAGTTTGGAAATCCTTTGCCTACACAACCACATTGGCAG ACTCCTTTGGCTGACAATGCCTTAGAGCTGCCTAAATGGTCCATGGATCCatcttcaaattttgatttgcCGTTTGATTCTAAGTTATTTGAGCAAAATGCTCATGAATTTCAAAACACTCTTGAGGAATTTTCCGGCCATGGTGTTTTCAACGACCAGCCTCTGCATAAAAACCTTCAAATGCAGATTATGAATGCAGATTCCCATTCTGTCATGAGAACATATCCTGATAATGATATGCATTTGGATGGAAATGTCAACTATGCTTTATCTCTGAAAAAATCATTACTTGATGGTGAAGAAAGCTTGAAGAAAGTTGACAGTTTTTCACGATGGGTTACTAAAGAACTTGGAGAAGTAGATAATCTGCAGATGCAATCCTCATCTGGTATTGCCTGGAGCACTGTTGAGTGTGGAAATGTATCTGATGATGCTTCTTTGAGCCCTTCTCTCTCCCATGACCAACTCTTCAGCATAGTTGATTTTTCACCAAAGTGGGCTTACATAGACTTAGAAACTGag GTGTTGATTATTGGAACATATTTGAGGAGTCAAGAGCAAGTAGCAAAATATAACTGGTCATGTATGTTTGGGGAAGTGGAGGTTTCAGCTGAGGTCATTGCAGATGGCATTCTTTCTTGTTATGCTCCACCTCACAGTGTTGGGCAAGTCCCTTTTTATGTTACGTGTTCCAACAGGTTAGCTTGTAGCGAAGTCCGAGAATTTGACTATCGAGCAGGATTCACTAAAGACATAAACATTTTGGATATCTATGATATTGCTTCAAGAGAAATGCTGATGCGATTCGAGAGGTTACTTTCTCTGAAATCTTCCAATTATCCTAATCATCATTCTGAAGGTGTTAGGGAGAAGCGAGacttaattactaaaattatatcaatGAGAGAGGAAGAGGAATGCCACCGGATTGTAGATCCCTCATCTGATAAGGATGTGTCTCAACATAAAGAAAAGGACTGCCTCCTTCAGAAATTGATGAAAGAGAAGTTGTACTCATGGCTACTTCACAAAATAATGGAAGATGGTAAGGGGCCGAATGTATTAGATGAGAAGGGTCAAGGTGTACTACACTTAGCTGCTGCACTTGGTTACGATTGGGCAATAAAACCTACTGTTACTGCTGGAGTTAGTATAAATTTTCGTGATGCAAATGGATGGACTGCATTGCACTGGGCTGCTTTCTGTGGCAG AGAGCAAACAGTTGCTATTCTAGTGTCCCTGGGAGCAGCGGCGGGAGCCGTTACAGACCCCACTCCAGAATTTCCTTTGGGCAGACCTCCTGCAGACTTGGCTTCTGGCAATGGGCACAAAGGAATTTCTGGTTTTCTTGCTGAATCTTCCTTGACTAGTTTCCTTTCTAATCTCACAATGAATGATCAAAAGGAAGCTGTACAAACAGTTTCAGACCGAATAGCAACTCCTGTATTTGATAGTGATGACATACTGTCATTGAAAGACTCACTTACTGCCGTATGCAATGCCACACAAGCTGCCGATCGTATACATCAAATGTTCAGGATGCAATCCTTCCAGCGGAAACAATTGAGTGAGTCTGGTGATGGTGTGTCAGATGAGCATGCTATTTCACTTCTAACTGCTAAGGCACGCAGGCCATTGCATATTGATGGGGTGGCTCATGCTGCTGCAACACAAATCCAGAAAAAGTACCGTGgttggaagaaaagaaaagaattcttATTGATCCGGCAAAGAATTGTCAAAATCCAG GCCCATGTTAGAGGACACCAGGTGAGGAAACAGTATAGAACAATTGTCTGGTCGGTGGGTATTCTGGAGAAAGTTATTCTACGGTGGAGACGTAAAGGAAGTGGTTTGCGAGGATTTCGACGAGATGCAATTACCAAGGAACCTGATCCACAGTGCACGCCCTCGAAAGAGgatgattatgattttcttAAGGAAGGAAGGAAACAAACTGAGGAAAGGCTGCAAAAGGCACTTACTAGGGTTAAGTCCATGGCTCAGAATCCTGAAGGACGAGGTCAATATCGGAGGCTGCTGACCTTGGTTCAAGGGATTCGTGAGAACAAG GCTTGTGATATGGTTCTGAGCAGTACAGAAGAAGCAGGTGAGGGTGAAGGAGACGGTGATGAAGACTTTATTGATATCGAGACTCTTTTAGATGACGAAAATTTCATGTCGATTGCATTCGAATAA
- the LOC105784153 gene encoding uncharacterized protein LOC105784153, translating into MDTQKSQPDEQKSQPDKQSSSAAAPLVSTSCRKKKNEEATFLEDLKDHIDEFINASMEEHKTCFKKTIQKMFGMSKVVAERSAAESKEAETVSK; encoded by the exons ATGGACACGCAAAAGAGTCAACCCGACGAGCAAAAGAGTCAACCCGACAAACAATCGTCGTCTGCTGCTGCTCCCCTAGTCTCGACTTCGTGTAGGAAGAAAAAGAACGAAGAGGCCACCTTCCTTGAAGACTTGAAGGATCACATCGATGAGTTCATTAATGCTTCAATGGAAGAGCACAAAACTTGCTTTAAGAAGACCATCCAGAAG ATGTTTGGGATGTCGAAAGTTGTAGCAGAAAGGAGTGCGGCTGAATCCAAGGAAGCTGAAACCGTGTCGAAATAA